In one window of Bombus fervidus isolate BK054 chromosome 4, iyBomFerv1, whole genome shotgun sequence DNA:
- the Snrnp-u1-c gene encoding small ribonucleoprotein particle U1 subunit C: MPKYYCDYCDTYLTHDSPSVRKTHCQGRKHKDNVKYFYQKWMEEQAQHLIDATTAAFKAGKIASNPFAANKGAAIPPPPNLGPRPGVPPQGPPGMMPPPGMHPGGPMGPGGPMMMGPHGPMPPMMGMRPPMMGPMGPMGPMMGPMGPMGPMRPPMNGPPPPMGGPPPMKK, translated from the coding sequence ATGCCAAAATATTATTGTGATTATTGTGACACATACCTAACGCATGATTCGCCGAGTGTACGGAAAACTCACTGTCAGGGTCGTAAACACAAggataatgttaaatatttctatcagAAATGGATGGAGGAACAAGCACAACACCTAATCGATGCAACAACGGCGGCATTCAAAGCCGGAAAAATTGCATCTAACCCTTTCGCAGCAAATAAAGGAGCAGCAATTCCACCACCTCCAAATCTTGGACCACGTCCTGGAGTACCACCTCAGGGTCCCCCAGGTATGATGCCACCTCCAGGGATGCATCCTGGTGGCCCTATGGGTCCAGGAGGCCCGATGATGATGGGGCCACATGGGCCAATGCCACCAATGATGGGTATGAGGCCACCTATGATGGGACCTATGGGGCCAATGGGACCAATGATGGGTCCTATGGGACCTATGGGTCCGATGAGACCGCCAATGAACGGACCACCACCTCCTATGGGAGGACCTCCACCGATGAAGAAATAA